The following are encoded in a window of bacterium SCSIO 12643 genomic DNA:
- a CDS encoding dehydrogenase E1 component subunit alpha/beta → MKFDRKKLSNEELVNVYKTLMLPRLIEQKMLILLRQGKISKWFSGWGQEAISVGVGMAMDEDEYILPMHRNLGIFTTRNVPLERLFSQFQGKMNGFTKGRDRSFHFGTNEHHIVGMISHLAQQLGVADGIALDNLLDKNGKATVVFTGDGGASQGDFHEAVNTASVWGLPVIFVIENNQWGLSTPSSEQFNFDTFTLKGPGYGMEAIQVDGNNILEVYHTMKELAESMEKNPRPVLVEMMTFRMHGHEEASGTKYYPKGLQDEWKPKDPIDNFESYMVSEKILTQDEADTIKKEIKDQINVAWKTAEAEPALEFDRERELGDVYAPFNKELTAAGSEKKEQRLIDAVQDAMDLAMSTHDNLVLMGQDISEYGGVFKVTEGFKAKYGAERVRNTPLCESAILGSAIGLSVKGRKAMVEMQFADFVSEGITQITNNMAKMHWRWGQNVDAVVRMPTGAGVGAGPFHSQSNEAWFTHIPGLKVVYPAFPVDAKGLLLRSFEDPNPVLFFEHKALYRSLRQEVPEGYYTLPIGKAAAVKEGTDLTIVSYGMGVHWALEALEKHPEISADLIDLRTLLPLDEQAIIDSVNKTGKVIILHEDTLFNGIGGELSAIISEKCFEKLDAPVMRVGGMDTAVPFAADLEKHFLANNRFEDKLVELFKY, encoded by the coding sequence ATGAAATTCGATAGAAAAAAATTATCAAACGAGGAGTTGGTAAACGTGTATAAAACTTTAATGTTACCACGTTTAATTGAGCAAAAAATGCTGATTTTGTTACGTCAGGGTAAAATCTCAAAATGGTTTTCCGGATGGGGGCAAGAAGCTATTTCAGTTGGTGTGGGGATGGCTATGGATGAAGATGAATATATCCTGCCAATGCATAGAAACCTTGGGATTTTTACAACAAGAAATGTGCCTCTGGAAAGATTATTTTCTCAGTTTCAGGGAAAGATGAACGGATTTACCAAAGGTAGAGATCGCTCTTTTCACTTTGGAACTAACGAGCATCATATTGTAGGGATGATTTCTCACCTGGCACAACAATTAGGTGTAGCGGATGGAATTGCTTTAGACAATTTGTTAGACAAGAATGGAAAAGCAACTGTTGTATTTACAGGTGATGGAGGAGCAAGTCAGGGCGATTTTCACGAAGCAGTAAATACCGCATCAGTTTGGGGACTTCCGGTGATTTTCGTGATTGAGAATAATCAATGGGGATTGTCTACTCCAAGTTCAGAGCAATTTAACTTTGATACGTTCACATTGAAAGGTCCAGGATATGGTATGGAAGCTATTCAGGTGGATGGAAACAATATTTTAGAAGTGTATCATACTATGAAAGAATTGGCGGAAAGCATGGAGAAAAATCCACGTCCGGTGCTTGTAGAGATGATGACTTTTAGAATGCATGGACATGAGGAAGCTTCAGGAACCAAGTATTATCCGAAGGGATTACAGGATGAGTGGAAGCCAAAAGATCCAATAGATAATTTTGAATCATATATGGTATCTGAAAAAATCTTGACACAGGATGAGGCAGATACGATTAAAAAAGAAATAAAAGATCAAATTAATGTAGCGTGGAAAACAGCGGAAGCTGAACCCGCATTAGAATTTGATAGAGAAAGAGAATTAGGTGATGTATATGCACCTTTTAATAAAGAATTAACTGCGGCAGGATCAGAAAAGAAAGAACAGAGATTGATTGATGCAGTACAGGACGCTATGGATTTGGCGATGTCTACACATGACAATCTGGTATTGATGGGGCAAGACATTTCTGAGTATGGAGGTGTGTTTAAAGTAACCGAAGGATTTAAAGCTAAATATGGTGCGGAACGTGTACGTAACACTCCGTTATGTGAATCTGCGATTTTAGGGTCAGCTATCGGGCTTTCTGTGAAAGGTCGAAAAGCCATGGTAGAAATGCAGTTTGCCGATTTCGTGAGTGAGGGAATAACCCAGATCACAAATAATATGGCTAAAATGCACTGGCGATGGGGACAAAATGTGGATGCTGTAGTAAGAATGCCTACGGGAGCTGGAGTCGGTGCAGGACCATTCCACTCTCAAAGTAACGAAGCATGGTTTACGCATATTCCAGGATTAAAAGTGGTTTATCCTGCTTTTCCTGTGGATGCAAAAGGTTTATTACTGAGATCTTTTGAAGATCCAAATCCAGTCCTATTCTTCGAGCATAAAGCATTATACAGAAGTTTACGCCAGGAAGTTCCGGAAGGATATTACACTTTACCAATTGGGAAAGCGGCTGCCGTTAAAGAAGGAACAGATTTGACCATTGTTTCTTACGGAATGGGTGTGCACTGGGCATTGGAAGCATTAGAGAAACATCCTGAAATCAGTGCGGACTTAATTGATTTAAGAACGTTGTTGCCATTAGATGAACAAGCAATTATTGACTCTGTAAATAAAACCGGAAAGGTCATTATTTTGCATGAGGATACCTTGTTTAATGGAATCGGAGGAGAACTGTCCGCTATCATTTCTGAAAAATGTTTTGAGAAATTAGATGCTCCTGTGATGCGTGTTGGAGGAATGGATACTGCAGTACCATTTGCGGCAGATTTAGAGAAGCATTTCTTGGCAAATAACAGATTTGAAGATAAATTAGTCGAACTTTTTAAGTATTAA
- a CDS encoding FAD-binding oxidoreductase: MLSYWELDSFVDYDVIIVGAGITGLSSAISILEKQPDLNVLILERNLFPTGASTKNAGFACFGSLTELLSDIEQMGTIGCLTLVEQRWKGLQKLRSRFADKELGFEPLGGYELMDQSREDVMTKMDQINELLYPLFGADVYRDVSEKLNDFGFNTDKFSRLIFNAFEGQIHTGKTIAALWRLASKLGVKILTGAGVEIVEGNTVIVNQNGADICFKGNKIVLCTNAFTSRFFPDLEMLPGRGQVMITEPIGDLKFKGTFHIEEGYYYFRNVGERVLLGGGRHLDFKGEETLENGIHPEIEKELIRKLKEEILPNQKFEIAQKWSGIMAFGEVKKPILEWVTPEILLAVRLGGMGMAIGSELGELVSIEIQNQITK, from the coding sequence TTGCTTAGTTATTGGGAATTAGATTCATTCGTAGACTATGATGTGATCATAGTTGGAGCTGGGATTACAGGATTATCTTCAGCAATTTCAATTCTTGAAAAACAACCGGATTTAAATGTTTTAATATTAGAAAGAAATCTTTTTCCAACAGGTGCCAGTACCAAAAATGCAGGTTTTGCGTGTTTTGGTAGTTTGACAGAGTTACTATCTGATATCGAGCAGATGGGAACTATCGGTTGTTTGACTTTAGTAGAACAGCGATGGAAAGGTCTTCAAAAATTACGTTCGCGATTTGCAGATAAAGAATTAGGGTTTGAGCCGTTAGGAGGTTACGAATTGATGGATCAAAGTCGGGAAGATGTAATGACCAAAATGGATCAAATCAATGAATTATTGTATCCTTTATTTGGTGCTGATGTTTATAGGGATGTATCTGAGAAACTAAATGATTTTGGATTTAATACCGATAAGTTTTCCAGACTTATCTTTAATGCATTTGAGGGCCAAATTCATACTGGGAAAACCATTGCTGCTTTATGGCGATTGGCTTCTAAATTGGGAGTTAAAATCTTAACAGGAGCCGGAGTAGAAATAGTTGAAGGAAATACTGTGATTGTAAATCAAAATGGAGCTGATATTTGTTTTAAAGGAAACAAAATTGTGTTGTGTACCAATGCCTTTACTTCCAGATTTTTTCCAGATTTAGAGATGTTACCGGGAAGGGGGCAAGTGATGATAACTGAACCGATAGGCGATTTAAAATTCAAGGGAACTTTCCATATTGAAGAAGGTTATTATTATTTCCGAAATGTGGGGGAGCGTGTGTTGCTAGGAGGAGGAAGACATTTAGATTTTAAAGGAGAAGAAACCTTAGAAAACGGAATCCATCCTGAAATAGAAAAAGAACTGATCCGTAAACTAAAAGAAGAAATTCTGCCAAATCAGAAGTTTGAAATTGCTCAGAAGTGGAGTGGAATTATGGCTTTTGGGGAAGTGAAAAAACCGATATTAGAATGGGTGACACCAGAAATCTTATTGGCGGTAAGACTAGGTGGAATGGGAATGGCTATAGGTAGTGAGTTGGGAGAGTTGGTCAGTATCGAAATACAAAATCAAATAACCAAATAA
- a CDS encoding sulfurtransferase, whose translation MNPIITVEQLIELQSNEDVILIDSRYGGPINDQYLEGHLEGALFVDLDRDLADIKENPADGGRHPLPTVEDFVAVLNRLGINNSSRVVIYDNNTGAFAARMWWMLRSIGHETVQVLEGGFDYAKVHYSVSSGDEKTPQSSSYKAENWNWPIASMEEVESSAKSNNHVVIDVRGEERFNGKNEPIDLIAGHIPGAINVPFVSNFKTGHQFLSSDELKKKYQEILSDVDAKQVIVHCGSGVTACHTILAMVQAQMEIPKLYVGSWSEWSRNDKSMVTAK comes from the coding sequence ATGAATCCGATAATAACTGTAGAGCAATTGATTGAATTACAAAGTAACGAAGATGTGATTTTGATTGATTCCAGATATGGAGGGCCAATAAACGACCAGTATTTGGAGGGGCATTTGGAGGGTGCATTGTTTGTGGATTTAGATCGGGATTTAGCGGATATCAAGGAAAATCCGGCCGATGGAGGTAGACACCCATTACCAACGGTAGAAGATTTTGTAGCAGTATTAAATCGATTAGGGATTAATAATAGTTCCCGAGTGGTGATTTATGATAATAATACCGGGGCATTTGCCGCAAGGATGTGGTGGATGTTGAGGTCTATTGGTCATGAAACGGTACAAGTATTGGAAGGCGGTTTTGATTATGCAAAAGTTCATTATTCGGTTTCATCAGGAGACGAAAAAACACCGCAAAGCTCAAGTTATAAAGCTGAAAACTGGAATTGGCCTATAGCTTCGATGGAGGAAGTAGAAAGTAGTGCGAAATCAAATAATCATGTCGTCATTGATGTTCGTGGAGAAGAACGTTTTAATGGTAAAAATGAACCTATCGATTTAATTGCAGGGCATATTCCGGGAGCGATTAATGTTCCTTTTGTGAGTAATTTCAAAACGGGACATCAGTTTCTGTCTTCAGATGAATTGAAAAAGAAATATCAGGAGATTTTAAGTGATGTTGACGCCAAGCAGGTGATTGTTCACTGCGGTTCAGGAGTTACAGCGTGTCACACGATTTTAGCAATGGTGCAAGCCCAAATGGAGATTCCTAAATTGTATGTGGGCTCATGGAGTGAGTGGTCCAGAAATGATAAGTCAATGGTAACCGCTAAATAG
- a CDS encoding lipocalin-like domain-containing protein translates to MIKNIWFGLLFIVFYGCSVSSETSKQSPIEGLWQLHSMQVRNPENGVWSHYRGGMQGYLLYDGKKNMTIHLTDKGYQDTDLVFPNFTDTISDEALKYLTKSYYYIGEYQVLNDSLVQHERISHSNPGDWGKKVVRHYQFSGDTLVITPTEARNANLKLKWLRDAQTTM, encoded by the coding sequence ATGATAAAGAATATTTGGTTTGGACTGCTGTTCATAGTTTTTTACGGATGTAGTGTTTCTTCTGAAACCTCAAAGCAAAGTCCAATTGAAGGTCTATGGCAATTGCATTCTATGCAAGTTAGAAATCCTGAAAATGGAGTATGGAGCCATTATCGTGGAGGAATGCAGGGTTATTTATTATACGATGGAAAAAAGAATATGACCATTCATTTAACCGATAAAGGATACCAGGATACGGATTTGGTATTTCCAAACTTTACCGATACGATTTCAGATGAGGCCTTAAAGTACTTGACAAAGTCGTATTACTATATCGGGGAATACCAGGTACTGAATGATTCTTTAGTACAACATGAAAGAATCTCACATTCTAATCCGGGAGATTGGGGCAAAAAGGTGGTGCGGCATTATCAATTCAGTGGAGATACTTTGGTAATCACCCCTACGGAAGCAAGGAATGCGAATTTAAAATTGAAATGGTTACGTGATGCGCAAACCACTATGTAA
- a CDS encoding alpha/beta hydrolase codes for MKNIYLVVVSFWIYSISLHAQEGESPKVFPFGVIETIESKSLNETRTINIYLPEGFNPDSTVTYPVIYVLDGSANEDFPHIAGLCQFMNMYQLLPKSIVVGIANVDRYRDFTYPSSSKRDKKDIPTSGGAEAFLSFLENELQPMIENEYPTNGHRTIIGQSLGGLLATQILLQKPNMFEDYIIVSPSLWWDNQKMIKGAKSYFQMNPELEKRIFLSIGKEHPEMHQVADMLAEAIRRSTNSKMELYYQPILDEDHATILHIAVYNAFKKLYPKEIK; via the coding sequence ATGAAAAATATATACCTGGTTGTTGTCAGCTTTTGGATTTACAGTATTTCACTTCATGCGCAAGAAGGTGAGTCTCCAAAGGTTTTTCCGTTTGGAGTGATTGAAACTATAGAATCAAAGTCATTAAATGAAACCCGTACAATAAATATTTATTTGCCAGAAGGCTTTAATCCTGATTCTACGGTTACATATCCGGTTATCTATGTTTTGGATGGTTCAGCAAACGAAGACTTTCCGCATATTGCTGGTCTATGCCAATTCATGAATATGTATCAATTGCTGCCTAAATCTATTGTTGTAGGGATTGCCAACGTGGATCGTTATCGAGATTTTACGTATCCAAGCTCCAGCAAAAGAGATAAAAAAGATATTCCAACGAGTGGTGGTGCCGAAGCGTTTTTATCATTTTTAGAAAACGAGTTGCAACCTATGATTGAAAATGAATATCCCACCAATGGACATCGAACCATTATTGGACAATCATTAGGTGGATTATTGGCTACCCAGATTTTATTGCAAAAACCAAATATGTTTGAGGATTATATCATTGTAAGTCCCTCACTATGGTGGGATAATCAGAAAATGATCAAAGGAGCTAAATCATATTTTCAGATGAATCCGGAACTCGAAAAGAGGATTTTTCTTTCCATTGGTAAGGAACATCCGGAGATGCATCAAGTAGCGGACATGTTGGCCGAAGCCATTCGTAGGTCAACGAATAGTAAAATGGAATTGTATTATCAACCTATTTTGGATGAAGATCATGCGACCATTTTGCATATTGCAGTTTACAATGCGTTTAAAAAGTTATATCCTAAAGAAATCAAATAA
- a CDS encoding response regulator transcription factor, whose translation MIKILIADDHQMFRAGMRSLINSIDQMEVVGEAASGFETIDFLKENQADIVLLDYNMPDLTGLESIIEIRKQKIDVKIIMLTMHNKREIIRDVLTAGADGYLLKDSSRQELIDAITEVQAGESYFVNDVKDSLKDSYRIPFEKKVIRLTPREKDVLKLICEELTTQEIADKLFISVNTVETHRKNLISKTGVKNGIGLVKFALTNGL comes from the coding sequence ATGATTAAAATATTAATAGCAGACGACCATCAAATGTTTCGCGCTGGAATGCGTTCACTCATCAATAGTATTGATCAAATGGAAGTCGTAGGTGAAGCTGCTTCCGGATTTGAAACCATTGATTTCCTGAAGGAAAACCAGGCGGACATTGTTCTCCTGGATTATAACATGCCTGACCTGACCGGGTTAGAATCGATCATTGAGATTCGAAAACAAAAAATCGATGTAAAAATTATCATGCTTACTATGCACAATAAGCGTGAGATCATTCGTGATGTTCTTACAGCCGGTGCGGATGGTTATTTACTGAAAGACAGTAGTCGTCAGGAACTCATTGATGCCATTACTGAAGTTCAGGCAGGTGAATCTTATTTTGTAAATGATGTCAAAGACTCATTAAAGGATTCTTATCGTATTCCTTTTGAAAAAAAAGTGATTCGTTTAACTCCACGGGAAAAAGATGTTCTTAAACTTATTTGTGAAGAACTCACTACTCAGGAAATTGCAGATAAATTGTTTATCTCAGTAAATACGGTTGAAACACACCGTAAAAACCTCATCAGTAAAACAGGAGTAAAAAATGGAATTGGTCTGGTCAAATTTGCCCTTACCAACGGCTTATAA